In Lysobacter lycopersici, a genomic segment contains:
- the mgtE gene encoding magnesium transporter codes for MAEAVRHDKTARQLRLLSDALDSGRLGPVRRLVNTLSPAEIGNLLESLPKAQRTVVWGLVDPEDDGEVLLHVGDEVREGLIADMDPDEIVAAVEDLDIDDLADLVEDLPDTVLDEVLKSMDRDNRERLEQVLSYDEGSAGRLMNPDVVTVRTDTTIDVVLRYLRLRGELPDHTDHLYVVSRRHQYLGRIALQSLLTSEPNMPVNRLIDDEQPAIDVHESEGDVARQFSDHDWISAPVVDDNNILLGRITIDDVVDIIREQAEHQALGAAGLGEDEDLFSPVPRATKRRLLWLGINLGTAFLASSVVGQFQTTIAHIVALAVLMPIVAGMGGNAGTQVLALVVRGLALGQLGASNVQVLIWKEVRVAALNGLMLGLVLGLIVWAWFGEWPLALVIASALTINLLMAALAGVLVPVTLKRMGFDPALAGGVILTTVTDVMGFLSFLGLATLVLVR; via the coding sequence ATGGCCGAAGCCGTCCGCCACGACAAGACCGCGCGCCAGCTGCGTCTGCTATCGGACGCGCTCGACAGCGGCCGCCTCGGCCCCGTGCGCCGGCTGGTCAACACGCTGTCGCCGGCCGAGATCGGCAACCTGCTCGAATCGCTGCCGAAGGCGCAGCGCACCGTGGTCTGGGGCCTGGTCGATCCCGAGGACGACGGCGAGGTGTTGCTGCACGTCGGCGACGAGGTGCGCGAAGGCCTGATCGCGGACATGGATCCGGACGAGATCGTCGCCGCGGTCGAGGACCTCGACATCGACGACCTCGCCGACCTGGTCGAGGACCTGCCGGACACGGTGCTCGACGAAGTCCTGAAGTCGATGGACCGCGACAATCGCGAGCGCCTCGAGCAGGTGCTGTCCTACGACGAGGGCAGCGCCGGCCGCCTGATGAACCCGGACGTGGTGACGGTACGCACCGACACCACCATCGACGTGGTGCTGCGCTACCTGCGCTTGCGCGGAGAATTGCCCGACCACACCGACCATTTGTACGTGGTCAGCCGCCGCCACCAGTACCTCGGTCGCATCGCGTTGCAATCGCTGCTCACCAGCGAACCGAACATGCCGGTGAACCGGCTGATCGACGACGAGCAGCCGGCCATCGACGTGCACGAATCCGAAGGCGACGTCGCCCGCCAGTTCTCCGACCACGACTGGATTTCCGCGCCGGTGGTGGACGACAACAACATCCTGCTCGGCCGCATCACCATCGACGACGTGGTCGACATCATCCGCGAGCAGGCCGAGCACCAGGCCCTGGGCGCGGCCGGCCTCGGCGAGGACGAGGATCTGTTCTCACCGGTGCCGCGCGCGACCAAGCGCCGCCTGTTGTGGCTGGGCATCAACCTCGGCACCGCGTTCCTTGCGTCGTCGGTAGTGGGCCAGTTCCAGACCACCATCGCGCACATCGTCGCGCTCGCGGTATTGATGCCCATCGTCGCGGGCATGGGCGGCAACGCCGGCACGCAGGTGCTCGCGCTCGTCGTGCGCGGTCTCGCGCTGGGGCAATTGGGCGCGTCGAACGTGCAGGTGTTGATCTGGAAGGAAGTGCGCGTGGCCGCACTCAATGGCTTGATGCTGGGCCTGGTGCTCGGGCTGATCGTGTGGGCGTGGTTCGGTGAATGGCCGCTGGCGTTGGTGATCGCGAGTGCGTTGACGATCAATCTGCTGATGGCGGCATTGGCTGGCGTGCTGGTGCCGGTGACGTTGAAGCGCATGGGCTTCGATCCGGCGCTGGCCGGTGGCGTGATCCTCACCACCGTCACCGACGTGATGGGATTCCTGAGTTTCCTCGGCCTCGCGACGTTGGTGTTGGTGCGTTGA
- a CDS encoding thioredoxin family protein: MPVLSLVEGRLRPLSLLIPALLLGLAACQKTEQANTATAPAAKAAPVAAAATLTAVESFDEGMAKAKAEGKALLVDAWAPWCHTCLSMQHYVLNDPALAPLGERVVLVELDTDKEENAGFLEKYSVNVWPTFFVIDPATGKATGLWPGSASVGEFRGFVEDGLAGIEEAHSTNADPQSPARLMVSAKAAQASGDYAKAAGDYENAVAKSDVAWPRRSEALMGWLFSLSQAGDDAACVKVGRAHLAEVRGAAVPADYSAILLDCAGDAKEGDAKLAHAEAVARLRDFTANPPADASADDRADAWNTLSYALADDGDEAGSKHAQEQRLAILEKAATGIKDPLLAQTFDYARAQAYVALDRGDEAVKMLEAREKELPDSYEPPARLASALAKMDRLPQALTAVDRAIAKAYGPRKLLYVRQKADIQSRMGDHAGEVATLQQEVAGYEALPKGQARPDALADAKKRLAEAQKG, from the coding sequence ATGCCTGTCCTGAGCCTTGTCGAAGGGCGACTGCGCCCCCTGTCCCTGCTGATCCCCGCCCTGCTCCTCGGCCTGGCCGCCTGTCAGAAAACCGAACAAGCGAATACCGCTACTGCGCCCGCCGCGAAAGCCGCGCCTGTCGCCGCCGCTGCCACGCTGACAGCGGTCGAAAGCTTCGATGAAGGCATGGCGAAGGCCAAGGCCGAAGGCAAGGCGCTGCTGGTCGACGCTTGGGCGCCGTGGTGCCACACCTGCCTGTCGATGCAGCACTACGTGCTCAACGATCCCGCGCTGGCGCCACTCGGCGAACGCGTGGTGCTGGTCGAACTCGACACCGACAAGGAAGAGAACGCCGGTTTCCTCGAAAAATATTCGGTCAACGTCTGGCCGACCTTCTTCGTGATCGATCCCGCGACCGGCAAGGCCACTGGCCTGTGGCCGGGTTCCGCGTCGGTGGGCGAATTCCGCGGCTTCGTCGAAGACGGGCTGGCCGGCATCGAGGAAGCGCACAGCACCAACGCCGATCCGCAATCGCCCGCGCGACTGATGGTGTCGGCCAAGGCCGCGCAGGCCTCGGGCGACTACGCCAAGGCCGCCGGCGACTACGAAAACGCCGTGGCGAAATCGGATGTCGCATGGCCGCGCCGCAGCGAAGCGCTGATGGGCTGGCTGTTCTCGCTGTCGCAGGCCGGCGACGACGCGGCCTGCGTCAAGGTCGGTCGCGCGCATCTCGCCGAAGTGCGCGGCGCCGCGGTGCCCGCGGACTATTCCGCGATTCTGCTCGACTGCGCCGGCGATGCGAAGGAAGGGGACGCAAAACTTGCGCATGCGGAAGCGGTCGCGCGGCTGCGCGACTTCACCGCGAATCCGCCCGCTGATGCCAGCGCCGACGATCGCGCCGACGCCTGGAACACGCTTTCCTACGCGCTCGCCGACGATGGCGACGAAGCCGGTTCGAAGCACGCGCAGGAACAGCGCCTCGCCATCCTCGAAAAGGCCGCGACCGGCATCAAGGATCCGCTGCTGGCGCAGACCTTCGACTACGCGCGTGCGCAGGCCTATGTCGCGCTGGATCGAGGCGACGAAGCAGTGAAGATGCTCGAAGCACGCGAAAAGGAATTGCCCGATTCCTATGAACCGCCGGCGCGGCTCGCGAGCGCGTTGGCCAAGATGGATCGCCTGCCGCAGGCCCTGACCGCGGTCGATCGCGCGATCGCGAAAGCCTACGGCCCACGCAAATTGCTGTACGTGCGGCAGAAGGCCGACATCCAGTCGCGCATGGGCGACCACGCCGGTGAAGTCGCGACGCTGCAGCAGGAAGTCGCGGGCTACGAAGCGCTGCCGAAGGGACAGGCTCGGCCCGATGCGTTGGCGGACGCGAAGAAGCGCCTCGCTGAAGCGCAGAAGGGCTGA
- a CDS encoding aspartate carbamoyltransferase catalytic subunit, producing the protein MTEQIDADGRLRHLLHLEGLPRATLERLLLRAEALRDAALGGTTLRDTLAGTTVCTLFFEPSTRTRSSFLLAAQRLGADTLAFDASTSSASKGETALDTLRNLEAMGVRGFVVRHKEDGAVAALAAAAAPGTALVNAGDGRSHHPTQGLLDMLTLRQAKGTDFSALKVLIVGDVKHSRVARSDLRALRTLGTGEIRVFGPVALLPDDATLADCVVPDDFDSALDGVDAVMMLRLQRERMEEGLVPSLEEYHRDYGLTEERLRRAAPDAVVLHPGPMNRGVEIDDDVADGPQSLILRQAANGVAMRMAVLEEVLDRRKWSR; encoded by the coding sequence ATGACCGAGCAGATCGACGCCGACGGACGCCTGCGCCACCTGCTGCACCTCGAAGGCTTGCCGCGCGCCACGCTCGAGCGCCTGCTGCTGCGCGCCGAGGCGCTGCGCGACGCCGCGCTCGGCGGCACCACGTTGCGCGACACGCTCGCCGGAACCACGGTGTGCACGCTGTTCTTCGAACCATCCACGCGCACGCGTTCGAGCTTCCTGCTCGCGGCGCAACGGCTGGGCGCCGACACGCTGGCGTTCGACGCCTCGACTTCGTCCGCAAGCAAGGGCGAGACCGCGCTCGACACCCTGCGCAACCTCGAGGCGATGGGCGTGCGCGGCTTCGTCGTGCGCCACAAGGAAGACGGCGCGGTCGCCGCGCTGGCCGCGGCCGCGGCGCCGGGTACCGCGCTGGTGAACGCGGGCGACGGGCGCAGCCACCACCCGACCCAGGGCCTGCTCGACATGCTCACGCTGCGCCAGGCCAAGGGCACGGATTTCTCGGCGCTGAAGGTGCTGATCGTCGGCGACGTGAAGCATTCGCGGGTCGCGCGCAGCGACCTGCGCGCGTTGCGCACGCTGGGCACCGGCGAAATCCGCGTGTTCGGCCCGGTCGCGCTGTTGCCGGACGACGCCACGCTCGCGGATTGCGTGGTGCCCGACGATTTCGATTCGGCGCTGGATGGCGTGGACGCGGTGATGATGCTGCGCCTGCAGCGCGAACGCATGGAGGAAGGCCTGGTGCCTTCGCTCGAGGAATACCACCGCGATTACGGGCTGACCGAGGAACGCCTGCGCCGCGCCGCGCCGGATGCGGTGGTGCTGCATCCGGGGCCGATGAACCGCGGGGTGGAAATCGACGACGACGTCGCCGACGGCCCGCAGTCGCTGATCCTGCGCCAAGCCGCGAACGGCGTGGCGATGCGGATGGCGGTGCTGGAGGAAGTGCTCGACCGCAGGAAGTGGAGTCGCTGA
- the ruvX gene encoding Holliday junction resolvase RuvX: MPEANASDIRRDGTVLGFDVGARRIGVAVGSAFGHGARALAVVDVHAHGPDWNEIDRLRREWRPDGFVVGDPMTLDGGDQPIRKFARAFAGELRSRYALPVVMVDERASSIEAAQRFAADRAEGRRRKRDAAALDAVAAAVIVERWLAAPQDAQPV, encoded by the coding sequence ATGCCTGAAGCGAACGCCAGCGACATCCGCCGCGACGGCACCGTGCTCGGCTTCGACGTCGGCGCACGAAGGATCGGCGTGGCCGTCGGCAGCGCGTTCGGCCACGGCGCGCGCGCGCTGGCGGTGGTCGACGTGCACGCGCACGGCCCGGACTGGAACGAGATCGACCGCCTGCGCCGCGAATGGCGCCCGGACGGCTTCGTCGTCGGCGACCCGATGACGCTCGACGGCGGCGACCAGCCGATCCGCAAGTTCGCGCGCGCCTTCGCCGGCGAACTGCGTTCGCGCTATGCATTGCCGGTGGTGATGGTGGACGAACGCGCCAGCTCGATCGAAGCCGCGCAGCGTTTCGCCGCCGATCGCGCCGAAGGCCGACGTCGCAAGCGCGACGCCGCCGCGCTCGATGCCGTCGCCGCCGCAGTGATCGTCGAGCGCTGGCTCGCCGCGCCGCAGGATGCGCAACCCGTGTAA
- a CDS encoding YqgE/AlgH family protein: protein MNAMPATSLANHLLVALPSLDDPNFARSVVLLCQHDADGAMGIVVNRASEYRLGEVLSQVGLQDGNESLREQPVLGGGPVHPERGFVLHDGERDWESSLAIADSLRITTSRDVLEAMTKGEGPERAVVALGCASWGAGQLEYELGENTWITVPADMELLFALPLEARWQAAAGRIGVDLARMADYSGHA, encoded by the coding sequence ATGAACGCAATGCCGGCCACGTCCCTCGCCAACCACTTGCTGGTGGCGCTGCCGTCGCTCGACGATCCAAACTTCGCGCGCAGCGTGGTGCTGCTGTGCCAGCACGACGCCGACGGCGCGATGGGCATCGTGGTGAACCGCGCGTCCGAATACCGCCTCGGCGAAGTGCTGTCGCAGGTCGGGTTGCAGGACGGGAACGAATCCCTGCGCGAACAGCCGGTGCTCGGCGGCGGCCCGGTGCATCCCGAGCGCGGCTTCGTGTTGCACGATGGCGAACGCGATTGGGAGTCGAGCCTGGCGATTGCCGATTCGCTGCGCATCACCACCTCCCGCGACGTGCTCGAGGCGATGACGAAAGGCGAAGGCCCGGAGCGCGCGGTCGTCGCGCTCGGCTGCGCCAGCTGGGGCGCGGGCCAGCTCGAATACGAACTTGGCGAAAACACCTGGATCACGGTGCCGGCGGATATGGAACTGCTGTTCGCGCTGCCGCTGGAAGCGCGCTGGCAGGCCGCGGCCGGGCGCATCGGCGTGGACCTTGCGCGCATGGCGGATTACAGCGGCCATGCCTGA
- a CDS encoding dipeptidyl-peptidase 3 family protein, with protein sequence MRRHPLLLACLATLALAACRNDAQAPAATDAAKPAATPSYAEQHAGDYATVPLKADLSAFDDEGKRMLALLVQASEVMDDLYWQQSWPDKAGLLAKAPDAATKDLLAMNFGPWDRLNEDTPILPGIGPRPVGGVFYPADMTKEEFENADLADKASWYTLLRRDDAGKLVTVPYHQAYAADLARAASLLREAAKHSADKSFAHYLDIRADALLSDDFRPSDMAWMDMKSNPVDIVVGPIETYEDQLFGYKAAYEGLVLIKDQAWSAKLARFAQFLPSLQTGLPVDAKYKAEKPGSAADLNAYAAIYYGGNANVGAKTIAINLPNDEEVQLAKGTRRLQLENVIRAKFDAILVPIANQLIAKDQLGNVTFDAFFEDTMFHEVAHGLGIKHVLDKDGHPGKTTVSDALKEFSSNFEEGKADVLGLYMIDALSQRGELDKSKLMDSYVTFLAGMLRSVRFGASDAHGKANMIRFNFFAERGAFVREADGRYRVDFDKMRDAVNALSAKLLTVQGDGDYAEAKRMTETLGVVKPQLAADLDRLEAAHIPVDVRFEQGLGVLGLEQYAAKAR encoded by the coding sequence ATGCGCCGCCACCCGCTCCTGCTTGCCTGCCTCGCCACGCTCGCTCTTGCCGCCTGCCGCAACGACGCGCAGGCACCGGCCGCGACCGATGCCGCCAAACCCGCCGCCACGCCCTCGTATGCCGAACAGCACGCCGGCGATTACGCCACCGTGCCACTGAAGGCCGATCTGTCCGCGTTCGACGACGAGGGCAAGCGCATGCTCGCGTTGCTGGTGCAGGCCAGCGAAGTCATGGACGACCTGTACTGGCAGCAATCGTGGCCGGACAAGGCCGGCCTGCTGGCGAAGGCGCCGGACGCGGCGACGAAGGACCTGCTCGCGATGAATTTCGGGCCATGGGACCGGTTGAACGAGGACACGCCGATCCTGCCCGGCATCGGCCCGCGTCCGGTCGGCGGCGTGTTCTATCCCGCCGACATGACCAAGGAGGAATTCGAGAACGCCGACCTCGCCGACAAGGCCTCGTGGTACACCCTGCTGCGCCGCGACGACGCCGGCAAGCTCGTCACCGTTCCCTACCACCAAGCCTATGCGGCCGACCTCGCGCGCGCGGCATCGCTGTTGCGCGAAGCGGCGAAGCACAGCGCGGACAAGTCCTTTGCGCACTACCTCGACATCCGCGCCGACGCATTGCTCAGCGACGACTTCCGGCCCAGCGACATGGCCTGGATGGACATGAAGTCGAATCCGGTGGACATCGTCGTCGGCCCGATCGAGACCTACGAAGACCAGCTGTTCGGCTACAAGGCCGCGTACGAGGGCCTCGTGCTCATCAAGGACCAGGCGTGGAGCGCGAAGCTCGCGCGCTTCGCGCAGTTCCTGCCGTCGTTGCAGACCGGCCTGCCGGTGGATGCGAAATACAAGGCCGAGAAGCCCGGCTCCGCCGCCGACCTCAACGCCTACGCGGCGATTTACTACGGCGGCAACGCCAACGTCGGCGCCAAGACCATCGCCATCAACCTGCCGAACGACGAGGAAGTGCAGCTCGCCAAGGGCACGCGCCGCCTGCAATTGGAGAACGTGATCCGCGCCAAGTTCGACGCGATCCTGGTGCCGATCGCGAACCAGCTGATCGCGAAGGACCAGCTCGGCAACGTCACCTTCGACGCCTTCTTCGAGGACACCATGTTCCACGAGGTCGCGCACGGCCTCGGCATCAAGCACGTGCTCGACAAGGACGGGCATCCCGGCAAGACCACGGTCAGCGACGCGCTGAAGGAGTTCTCCTCCAACTTCGAGGAAGGCAAGGCCGACGTGCTCGGCCTGTACATGATCGATGCGCTCTCGCAACGCGGCGAACTCGACAAGTCGAAGTTGATGGACAGCTACGTCACCTTCCTCGCCGGCATGCTGCGCTCGGTGCGCTTCGGCGCCAGCGACGCCCACGGCAAGGCCAACATGATCCGCTTCAATTTCTTCGCCGAGCGCGGCGCCTTCGTGCGCGAAGCCGACGGCCGCTACCGCGTCGACTTCGACAAGATGCGCGACGCGGTGAACGCACTCAGCGCCAAGCTGCTCACCGTGCAGGGCGACGGCGACTACGCCGAGGCGAAGCGCATGACCGAGACGCTCGGCGTGGTGAAGCCGCAACTCGCCGCCGACCTCGACCGCCTCGAGGCCGCGCACATCCCTGTCGACGTGCGCTTCGAACAGGGACTGGGCGTGCTGGGACTGGAACAGTACGCCGCGAAGGCACGGTAA
- a CDS encoding PilT/PilU family type 4a pilus ATPase, translating into MSSIDFTSFLKLMAHQKASDLFITAGMPPSMKVHGKISPITQSPLTPQQSRDLVLNVMSPPQREEFEKTHECNFAIGVAGVGRFRVSCFYQRNQVGMVLRRIETKIPTVEELNLPPIIKTLAMTKRGIIIFVGATGTGKSTSLAAMIGYRNQNSTGHIITIEDPIEFVHKHEGCIITQREVGIDTDSWDAALKNTLRQAPDVIMIGEVRTREGMDHAIAFAETGHLVLCTLHANNANQAMDRIINFFPEDRRGQLLMDLSLNLKGVVAQQLIPTPDGKGRRVAMEILLGTPLVQDYIRDGEIHKLKEVMKESVQLGMKTFDQSLFELYQAGEISYEDALRYADSQNEVRLRIKLAQGGDARTLAQGLDGVEVAELR; encoded by the coding sequence ATGAGCAGCATCGATTTCACCAGCTTCCTCAAGCTGATGGCGCACCAGAAGGCGTCGGACCTGTTCATCACCGCGGGCATGCCGCCGTCGATGAAGGTGCACGGCAAGATCTCGCCGATCACCCAGAGCCCGCTCACGCCGCAACAGTCGCGCGACCTGGTCCTGAACGTGATGAGCCCGCCGCAGCGCGAGGAATTCGAGAAGACCCACGAGTGCAACTTCGCGATCGGCGTGGCCGGCGTCGGCCGCTTCCGCGTCTCGTGCTTCTACCAGCGCAACCAGGTGGGCATGGTCCTGCGCCGGATCGAGACCAAGATCCCGACGGTGGAGGAGCTGAACCTGCCGCCGATCATCAAGACCCTGGCGATGACCAAGCGCGGCATCATCATCTTCGTGGGCGCGACCGGCACCGGCAAGTCTACCTCGCTGGCGGCGATGATCGGCTACCGCAACCAGAACTCGACCGGCCACATCATCACCATCGAGGACCCGATCGAGTTCGTGCACAAGCACGAGGGCTGCATCATCACCCAGCGCGAGGTCGGCATCGACACCGACAGTTGGGACGCGGCGCTGAAGAACACCCTGCGCCAGGCGCCGGACGTGATCATGATCGGCGAGGTGCGCACCCGCGAGGGCATGGACCACGCCATCGCCTTCGCCGAAACCGGCCACCTGGTGCTGTGCACCCTGCACGCGAACAACGCCAACCAGGCGATGGACCGCATCATCAACTTCTTCCCCGAGGACCGCCGCGGGCAGTTGCTGATGGACCTGTCGCTGAACCTCAAGGGCGTGGTCGCGCAGCAGCTGATACCGACCCCCGACGGCAAGGGCCGGCGCGTGGCGATGGAAATCCTGCTCGGCACGCCGTTGGTGCAGGACTACATCCGCGACGGCGAGATCCACAAGCTGAAGGAAGTGATGAAGGAATCCGTGCAACTGGGCATGAAGACCTTCGACCAGAGCCTGTTCGAGCTCTACCAGGCCGGCGAGATCAGCTACGAGGACGCGCTGCGCTACGCCGACTCGCAGAACGAGGTGCGCCTGCGCATCAAGCTCGCGCAAGGCGGCGATGCGCGCACGCTGGCGCAAGGCCTGGACGGGGTCGAGGTCGCGGAACTGCGCTGA
- a CDS encoding type IV pilus twitching motility protein PilT, whose product MDIAELLAFSVKNKASDLHLSAGLPPMIRVDGDVRRINIPALDHKQVHALVYDIMSDKQRRDYEEFLEVDFSFEIPGLARFRVNAFNQNRGAGAVFRTIPSEVLTLEDLGCPRIFKELIDQPQGLILVTGPTGSGKSTTLAAMLDHVNKNEYAHILSIEDPIEFVHTAQKCLINQREVHRDTHGFNEALRSALREDPDYILVGEMRDIETIRLALTAAETGHLVFATLHTSSAAKTIDRIIDVFPAGEKPMVRSMLSESLRAVISQALLKKIGGGRTAAWEIMVGTPAIRNLIREDKVAQMYSAIQTGQQSGMMTLDQHLQDLVKRGVVTKQHAREYAKDKRLFD is encoded by the coding sequence ATGGATATCGCTGAACTTCTCGCGTTTTCGGTCAAGAACAAGGCTTCCGACCTCCACCTTTCGGCGGGACTGCCGCCGATGATCCGCGTCGATGGCGACGTGCGCCGCATCAACATCCCGGCGCTGGACCACAAGCAGGTGCACGCGCTGGTCTACGACATCATGTCGGACAAGCAGCGCCGCGATTACGAGGAATTCCTCGAAGTCGACTTTTCGTTCGAGATCCCCGGCCTGGCGCGCTTCCGCGTCAACGCCTTCAACCAGAACCGCGGCGCCGGCGCGGTGTTCCGCACCATTCCCTCCGAAGTGCTCACGCTCGAGGATCTCGGTTGCCCGCGCATCTTCAAGGAACTGATCGACCAGCCGCAGGGCCTGATCCTGGTGACCGGCCCGACCGGTTCGGGCAAGTCGACCACGCTCGCGGCGATGCTCGACCACGTCAACAAGAACGAATACGCGCACATCCTCTCGATCGAGGACCCGATCGAGTTCGTGCACACCGCGCAGAAGTGCCTGATCAACCAGCGCGAAGTGCACCGCGACACCCACGGCTTCAACGAAGCCCTGCGCAGCGCGTTGCGCGAGGATCCGGACTACATCCTGGTCGGCGAAATGCGCGACATCGAGACGATTCGCCTGGCGCTGACCGCGGCCGAAACCGGCCACCTGGTGTTCGCCACCCTGCATACATCGAGCGCGGCGAAGACGATCGACCGCATCATCGACGTGTTCCCCGCCGGCGAGAAGCCGATGGTGCGCTCGATGCTGTCCGAATCGCTGCGCGCGGTGATCTCGCAGGCCCTGCTGAAGAAGATCGGCGGCGGCCGCACCGCGGCCTGGGAAATCATGGTCGGCACGCCCGCCATCCGCAACCTGATCCGCGAGGACAAGGTCGCGCAGATGTACTCGGCGATCCAGACCGGCCAGCAGTCCGGCATGATGACCCTCGACCAGCACCTCCAGGACCTGGTGAAGCGCGGCGTCGTGACCAAGCAGCACGCCCGCGAATACGCCAAGGACAAGCGCCTGTTCGACTGA
- a CDS encoding YggS family pyridoxal phosphate-dependent enzyme, whose product MNPYRRAFVDVLHSLDNAARAAGRPAAARLLAVSKTRTAGEVAALAELGQKAFGENYVQEAAGKIAALAGLGLEWHLIGHLQSNKANEAARLFDWVQTVDRPKLATALARHRPDGSPPLNVLLQVNIDDEASKHGCRPDDIQALAEAVAAEPRLVLRGLMAIPAPHADPERRRPAFARMRGLFERLRESHPQADTLSMGMSDDFAVAIAEGATMVRIGSALFGPRPPKETA is encoded by the coding sequence ATGAACCCGTATCGCCGGGCGTTTGTCGACGTCCTGCACAGTTTGGATAACGCGGCGCGCGCGGCCGGCCGGCCAGCCGCCGCGCGCCTGCTCGCGGTGTCCAAGACCAGGACCGCTGGCGAGGTCGCGGCCCTGGCCGAACTTGGCCAGAAGGCGTTCGGGGAAAACTACGTGCAGGAAGCAGCGGGCAAGATCGCCGCGCTCGCCGGACTCGGGTTGGAATGGCACCTGATCGGCCACCTGCAATCGAACAAGGCGAACGAGGCGGCACGCTTGTTCGACTGGGTGCAGACGGTGGACCGGCCCAAGCTCGCGACCGCCCTCGCCCGCCATCGCCCGGACGGGTCGCCGCCGCTGAACGTGCTGCTGCAGGTGAATATCGACGACGAGGCGAGCAAGCACGGTTGTCGCCCGGACGACATCCAGGCGCTGGCCGAAGCCGTCGCCGCCGAACCGCGCCTCGTCCTGCGCGGGCTGATGGCGATTCCCGCCCCGCATGCCGATCCGGAACGGCGCCGCCCCGCGTTCGCCCGCATGCGCGGACTGTTCGAACGCCTGCGCGAATCGCATCCGCAAGCCGACACGTTGTCGATGGGCATGAGCGACGACTTCGCCGTCGCCATCGCCGAAGGTGCGACCATGGTCCGCATCGGCAGCGCCTTGTTCGGCCCGCGTCCCCCGAAGGAAACCGCATGA